A stretch of Henckelia pumila isolate YLH828 chromosome 4, ASM3356847v2, whole genome shotgun sequence DNA encodes these proteins:
- the LOC140867035 gene encoding 65-kDa microtubule-associated protein 5 isoform X1 — protein MSVRSIGDSSPLSLSKSATTTCSSLLRELQEIWNEIGECDTDRDKMLLQLEQECLDIYRRKVERSRNYKADLLQSLAASEAEIAGLASALGEQISYPRFDKMENLKQQISVISPTLDFWRLKKQERIKEIAEAEFQIARISAEISGDDQIIDREGIRVDELDLTINKLRGLESHLQELQCERNLRYQKVNSHISAIHDLSVVMSLDFKKIMADIHPSFIDTAIGQSKSISNETLARLTNELNLLKKEKQQRLLKLQKLGRTLFELWNLMDTPVEEQQKFKHVTYLTASDIEEVFSQGCLSFDVIEQTEVEVERLNDLKASKMRELIFKRQSELEEIYDVIHMDVDSEKARQILITLLESGNIDLADLLSSMDDQIAKAKEQARSRKDILDKVEKWKHAADEESWLDEYERDENRYSAGRGVHKNLKRAEKARILVSKIPSLVENLTAKVRAWELEKGMPFIYNKAPLLRTLEEFTIFRQEKEEEKRRSREQRKLQEQLATEQEALFGSKSAVKKPLAQSTYSNTMVATPNGRRLRTTANLGISGGKDRRDSGKTGSVIPINYVALPKDDRCS, from the exons ATGTCAGTTCGTAGCATCGGCGATTCTTCGCCGCTGTCTCTCTCGAAATCCGCCACCACCACCTGTTCTTCTCTCCTCCGCGAACTCCAG GAGATATGGAATGAAATTGGAGAGTGTGACACTGACAGAGATAAGATGCTTCTACAGTTGGAGCAGGAATGTCTTGATATATATCGCAGGAAGGTGGAAAGAAGCAGGAATTACAAGGCCGATTTACTGCAGTCTTTAGCTGCGTCTGAGGCTGAAATTGCTGGACTTGCTTCTGCTCTTGGGGAGCAGATTTCCTATCCAAGG TTTGATAAAATGGAGAACCTCAAGCAACAAATATCTGTTATAAGCCCCACATTGGATTTTTGGAGGCTAAAGAAACAAGAGAGGATTAAGGAGATTGCCGAAGCCGAATTCCAGATAGCTCGGATCAGTGCTGAAATATCTGGTGATGATCAGATCATTGATCGCGAGGGAATTCGAGTGGATGAACTAGACCTGACAATCAACAAGTTGCGAGGGCTAGAGTCTCACCTTCAGGAGCTTCAGTGTGAAAGG AATCTGCGTTATCAGAAGGTTAATAGTCATATCAGTGCAATTCACGACCTCTCAGTTGTCATGTCTCTAGATTTTAAGAAGATAATGGCTGATATTCACCCAAGTTTTATCGATACGGCAATTGGACAATCAAAGAGCATAAGCAATGAAACACTAGCCAGATTAACTAATGAGCTAAATTTACTGAAGAAAGAGAAACAACAGCGGTTATTAAAG TTACAGAAGCTTGGAAGAACTCTTTTTGAGCTCTGGAACCTCATGGATACACCTGTAGAGGAGCAACAAAAGTTTAAACACGTCACTTACTTAACTGCATCAGACATCGAGGAAGTTTTTAGCCAAGGATGTCTATCTTTTGACGTCATTGAGCAG ACCGAAGTTGAAGTTGAGCgattgaatgatttgaaagccAGTAAGATGAGGGAGCTTATATTCAAAAGACAATCTGAACTCGAAGAAATCTACGACGTGATTCATATGGATGTTGATAGTGAAAAAGCTCGGCAAATTCTCATCACTCTGTTGGAATCTG GTAACATTGATCTTGCTGATCTTTTGTCAAGCATGGATGATCAGATTGCAAAAGCCAAGGAACAGGCTCGAAGCAGAAAGGATATTTTAGATAAAGTGGAGAAATGGAAACATGCAGCGGACGAGGAAAGTTGGCTTGACGAGTATGAGAGG GATGAAAATCGTTATAGTGCTGGAAGAGGAgttcacaaaaatttgaaacGTGCTGAGAAAGCTAGAATTTTAGTAAGCAAGATCCCAT CTCTTGTTGAGAATCTAACTGCTAAAGTAAGAGCTTGGGAGCTAGAGAAGGGAATGCCGTTCATCTACAACAAG GCTCCTCTTTTACGGACACTGGAGGAATTCACTATTTTCCGGCAAGAAAAAGAAGAGGAGAAACGCAGATCTCGA GAACAAAGGAAGTTACAAGAACAGTTAGCTACAGAACAAGAAGCACTGTTTGGTTCAAAATCAGCTGTCAAGAAACCTTTGGCTCAAAGCACATACAGCAACACAATGGTGGCAACACCAAATGGTCGTCGTCTGAGGACTACCGCTAATCTTGGAATCTCAGGAGGCAAAGACAGAAGAGATAGTGGCAAGACCGGTAGTGTAATTCCCATAAACTACGTCGCTCTTCCAAAGGATGATAGGTGTAGTTAA
- the LOC140867035 gene encoding 65-kDa microtubule-associated protein 5 isoform X2 yields MSVRSIGDSSPLSLSKSATTTCSSLLRELQLEQECLDIYRRKVERSRNYKADLLQSLAASEAEIAGLASALGEQISYPRFDKMENLKQQISVISPTLDFWRLKKQERIKEIAEAEFQIARISAEISGDDQIIDREGIRVDELDLTINKLRGLESHLQELQCERNLRYQKVNSHISAIHDLSVVMSLDFKKIMADIHPSFIDTAIGQSKSISNETLARLTNELNLLKKEKQQRLLKLQKLGRTLFELWNLMDTPVEEQQKFKHVTYLTASDIEEVFSQGCLSFDVIEQTEVEVERLNDLKASKMRELIFKRQSELEEIYDVIHMDVDSEKARQILITLLESGNIDLADLLSSMDDQIAKAKEQARSRKDILDKVEKWKHAADEESWLDEYERDENRYSAGRGVHKNLKRAEKARILVSKIPSLVENLTAKVRAWELEKGMPFIYNKAPLLRTLEEFTIFRQEKEEEKRRSREQRKLQEQLATEQEALFGSKSAVKKPLAQSTYSNTMVATPNGRRLRTTANLGISGGKDRRDSGKTGSVIPINYVALPKDDRCS; encoded by the exons ATGTCAGTTCGTAGCATCGGCGATTCTTCGCCGCTGTCTCTCTCGAAATCCGCCACCACCACCTGTTCTTCTCTCCTCCGCGAACTCCAG TTGGAGCAGGAATGTCTTGATATATATCGCAGGAAGGTGGAAAGAAGCAGGAATTACAAGGCCGATTTACTGCAGTCTTTAGCTGCGTCTGAGGCTGAAATTGCTGGACTTGCTTCTGCTCTTGGGGAGCAGATTTCCTATCCAAGG TTTGATAAAATGGAGAACCTCAAGCAACAAATATCTGTTATAAGCCCCACATTGGATTTTTGGAGGCTAAAGAAACAAGAGAGGATTAAGGAGATTGCCGAAGCCGAATTCCAGATAGCTCGGATCAGTGCTGAAATATCTGGTGATGATCAGATCATTGATCGCGAGGGAATTCGAGTGGATGAACTAGACCTGACAATCAACAAGTTGCGAGGGCTAGAGTCTCACCTTCAGGAGCTTCAGTGTGAAAGG AATCTGCGTTATCAGAAGGTTAATAGTCATATCAGTGCAATTCACGACCTCTCAGTTGTCATGTCTCTAGATTTTAAGAAGATAATGGCTGATATTCACCCAAGTTTTATCGATACGGCAATTGGACAATCAAAGAGCATAAGCAATGAAACACTAGCCAGATTAACTAATGAGCTAAATTTACTGAAGAAAGAGAAACAACAGCGGTTATTAAAG TTACAGAAGCTTGGAAGAACTCTTTTTGAGCTCTGGAACCTCATGGATACACCTGTAGAGGAGCAACAAAAGTTTAAACACGTCACTTACTTAACTGCATCAGACATCGAGGAAGTTTTTAGCCAAGGATGTCTATCTTTTGACGTCATTGAGCAG ACCGAAGTTGAAGTTGAGCgattgaatgatttgaaagccAGTAAGATGAGGGAGCTTATATTCAAAAGACAATCTGAACTCGAAGAAATCTACGACGTGATTCATATGGATGTTGATAGTGAAAAAGCTCGGCAAATTCTCATCACTCTGTTGGAATCTG GTAACATTGATCTTGCTGATCTTTTGTCAAGCATGGATGATCAGATTGCAAAAGCCAAGGAACAGGCTCGAAGCAGAAAGGATATTTTAGATAAAGTGGAGAAATGGAAACATGCAGCGGACGAGGAAAGTTGGCTTGACGAGTATGAGAGG GATGAAAATCGTTATAGTGCTGGAAGAGGAgttcacaaaaatttgaaacGTGCTGAGAAAGCTAGAATTTTAGTAAGCAAGATCCCAT CTCTTGTTGAGAATCTAACTGCTAAAGTAAGAGCTTGGGAGCTAGAGAAGGGAATGCCGTTCATCTACAACAAG GCTCCTCTTTTACGGACACTGGAGGAATTCACTATTTTCCGGCAAGAAAAAGAAGAGGAGAAACGCAGATCTCGA GAACAAAGGAAGTTACAAGAACAGTTAGCTACAGAACAAGAAGCACTGTTTGGTTCAAAATCAGCTGTCAAGAAACCTTTGGCTCAAAGCACATACAGCAACACAATGGTGGCAACACCAAATGGTCGTCGTCTGAGGACTACCGCTAATCTTGGAATCTCAGGAGGCAAAGACAGAAGAGATAGTGGCAAGACCGGTAGTGTAATTCCCATAAACTACGTCGCTCTTCCAAAGGATGATAGGTGTAGTTAA
- the LOC140864761 gene encoding uncharacterized protein, with the protein MAPHDLRRPFKRPPISDQQRRRELSLQRQSQNRRDAQQQARCLADTVLSLQSDAAEFEIEPEIEPEGGEAREVINDVRQAAKLRGPEARRWFAKQLMLPEWMIDVPHRLNTDWYVSARPSGKRCFVVSSNGTTVSRLRNGTMLHRFPSALPNGSRSSNSSRSGPSYCILDCIFHEPDQTYYVIDLVCWGGMSMYECTAEFRFFWLNSKLVETEACNGPSTYHKYRFSTVPVFNCDEDGLKAAYAGSMPFVKDGLLFYNKLAHYQSGNTPLVLVWKDDNCSQYVCDTDGKGQVPDQQLVVLELLADGRLSTSDEPPVMFGCLNEDFIQKTGLKAGNLLRFAISEGGLCFMDGKLERADLQYLGKPNRARAFADSYSKVMFQHTVRHSPLKIEHLLASVSLSNEEENKTTDADMFG; encoded by the exons ATGGCTCCACACGATCTCCGCCGACCATTCAAACGGCCGCCGATCTCCGACCAACAACGGCGGCGTGAGTTGTCCTTGCAACGGCAATCTCAAAACCGCCGCGACGCCCAGCAACAGGCCCGTTGTTTAGCCGATACTGTCCTCTCACTTCAAAGTGATGCCGCCGAATTCGAAATAGAGCCCGAAATAGAACCCGAGGGCGGAGAAGCTCGTGAAGTGATAAACGATGTTCGACAGGCCGCCAAGCTTAGAGGGCCCGAAGCCCGAAGATGGTTTGCTAAGCAGCTCATGCTTCCTGAGTGGATGATCGACGTTCCTCATCGATTAAACACCGACTG GTATGTGTCTGCGAGGCCGTCTGGAAAACGTTGCTTCGTGGTGTCATCAAATGGAACAACGGTTAGCAGATTGCGTAATGGAACTATGTTGCACCGGTTTCCTTCTGCTCTGCCCAATGGTTCACGGAGCAGCAACAGTTCCCGCTCTGGCCCTTCTTATTGTATTCTTGATTGTATATTTCACGAG CCTGATCAAACATATTATGTAATTGACCTGGTGTGTTGGGGTGGAATGTCAATGTATGAGTGCACTGCTGAGTTCAGATTTTTCTGGTTAAATAGTAAGCTTGTGGAGACAGAAGCTTGCAATGGTCCATCCACATACCATAAATATAGATTCAGCACGGTTCCCGTTTTCAATTGTGACGAGGACGGTCTTAAAGCAGCTTATGCTGGATCAATGCCGTTTGTGAAGGATGGACTTTTGTTCTACAATAA GCTTGCACATTATCAATCGGGAAATACACCATTGGTCCTGGTCTGGAAGGATGATAATTGTAGTCAGTATGTTTGTGATACAGATGGTAAAGGACAAGTTCCTGATCAGCAGCTG GTTGTATTGGAGCTACTTGCTGATGGGAGGCTGTCTACATCTGACGAACCTCCTGTTATGTTTGGATGCTTGAACGAGGACTTCATACAAAAG ACAGGACTAAAGGCTGGCAATCTCCTACGTTTTGCCATCAGTGAAGGAGGATTATGTTTCATGGATGGAAAGCTAGAGAGAGCAGATTTGCAATACCTAGGGAAACCCAATCGAGCACGTGCTTTTGCTGATAGTTACTCCAAG GTCATGTTCCAACACACAGTTCGACACAGTCCTCTCAAAATCGAGCACCTTCTTGCATCAGTCAGTTTGTCGAATGAAGAGGAAAACAAAACTACCGACGCGGACATGTTTGGCTAA